The Pseudomonas iranensis genome includes a window with the following:
- a CDS encoding phage tail assembly chaperone has product MAKFKIAQAPTFTDAVMVPVVGQDAVKVEFTFKYRDRIELAALFDEWNQRQKQSLEQVGDKPTMSQIVAVDTENQVQQIKDLVVGWEFDDKFDDEGIKALVTSCHGATEAVVNAYQAAYAKARTGN; this is encoded by the coding sequence ATGGCGAAGTTCAAGATTGCGCAAGCGCCCACATTCACCGATGCGGTGATGGTCCCGGTAGTTGGCCAAGACGCGGTGAAGGTGGAATTTACCTTCAAATATCGAGACCGCATCGAACTTGCCGCGCTGTTTGATGAATGGAATCAGCGACAAAAGCAAAGCCTCGAGCAGGTCGGCGACAAGCCTACGATGTCTCAAATCGTTGCGGTCGACACCGAAAACCAAGTTCAGCAGATCAAGGATCTGGTTGTTGGTTGGGAGTTCGATGACAAGTTCGACGACGAGGGCATCAAGGCGCTGGTGACGTCTTGCCACGGTGCAACCGAGGCCGTGGTAAATGCCTACCAGGCGGCCTACGCCAAGGCCCGCACGGGAAACTGA